In a single window of the Subtercola sp. PAMC28395 genome:
- a CDS encoding SDR family NAD(P)-dependent oxidoreductase, translating into MTSETTEPAEPDAQEPVVIVTGTSTGIGLATAVSAAVAGWRVIATVRRPGSEQELLAAAGIAGVELDVRLLDVTDARASAALVADVVSVYGRLDAVVNNAGAGHVGTLETDTLEAIREVMEVNYFGVVNVSKPSMEPLRASRGILITVTSVGGIVGQPFNESYCAAKFAVEGLMESLHPVAAAVGVRVVVVEPGAVATSFVASVRATSDADSLAGAVYSEAFDHYIERTGTSFANAQQPQGVADVIVSAMTADAVPFRLQSSDGATAFVGAKLRDLDGSVVTGLTSTWVAP; encoded by the coding sequence ATGACGAGCGAAACCACAGAACCAGCTGAACCAGATGCTCAAGAACCCGTAGTCATCGTCACGGGCACCTCGACCGGTATCGGGCTGGCAACAGCCGTTTCCGCAGCGGTGGCGGGCTGGCGGGTGATTGCGACTGTTCGCCGCCCGGGCAGCGAACAAGAACTTCTCGCGGCAGCCGGCATCGCAGGTGTCGAGCTCGACGTACGGCTGCTCGATGTGACGGATGCCCGGGCGAGCGCCGCGCTCGTCGCCGACGTCGTCTCGGTCTACGGCCGGCTCGACGCCGTAGTGAACAATGCCGGAGCGGGCCACGTGGGCACCCTGGAGACCGATACCCTCGAGGCGATCCGCGAGGTGATGGAGGTGAACTACTTCGGCGTGGTGAACGTGTCGAAGCCGTCGATGGAGCCTCTGCGGGCGTCGCGCGGCATCCTCATCACCGTCACGAGTGTCGGAGGAATCGTCGGTCAACCGTTCAATGAGAGCTACTGTGCTGCGAAGTTCGCCGTCGAAGGCCTGATGGAGAGCCTGCACCCCGTTGCGGCGGCCGTCGGGGTGAGGGTGGTCGTGGTCGAACCGGGAGCCGTGGCCACCAGCTTCGTGGCGAGCGTGCGCGCGACCAGCGACGCGGATTCGCTGGCCGGAGCGGTGTACTCCGAGGCGTTCGACCACTACATCGAGCGCACTGGGACGAGCTTCGCGAACGCGCAGCAGCCGCAGGGTGTCGCCGACGTGATCGTGAGTGCGATGACGGCCGACGCCGTGCCGTTCCGGTTGCAGTCGTCAGACGGAGCGACGGCCTTCGTCGGCGCGAAGCTCCGCGACCTCGACGGCAGCGTGGTGACCGGGCTCACCTCGACGTGGGTCGCCCCGTGA
- a CDS encoding mycoredoxin, whose protein sequence is MTATTDFLPAADTITMFSTSWCGYCNRLKTQLTKDGIAYTEINIEEVEGTAALVEALNGGNQTVPTVLFPDGSSATNPSLIEVKSRLGL, encoded by the coding sequence ATGACCGCTACCACCGACTTTCTCCCCGCTGCAGACACGATCACCATGTTCTCGACGTCGTGGTGCGGCTACTGCAACCGGTTGAAGACGCAGCTCACCAAAGACGGCATCGCCTACACCGAGATCAACATCGAAGAGGTCGAGGGCACTGCGGCCCTGGTCGAAGCGTTGAACGGCGGCAACCAGACGGTTCCGACGGTGCTGTTTCCCGACGGCTCCAGCGCGACCAATCCTTCGCTCATAGAGGTCAAGAGCCGCCTGGGCCTCTGA